A stretch of the Vigna radiata var. radiata cultivar VC1973A chromosome 7, Vradiata_ver6, whole genome shotgun sequence genome encodes the following:
- the LOC106765632 gene encoding GDSL esterase/lipase At1g29670, which yields MAALDLTTTTILALLVVLGLCSGVHAAPQVPCYFIFGDSLVDNGNNNELQSLARADYLPYGIDFPGGPSGRFSNGKTTVDGIAELLGFDDLIPSYAEASGDDILKGVNYASAAAGIREETGQQLGARISFSGQVQNYQSTVSQVVSLLGNEDSAANYLSKCIYSIGLGSNDYLNNYFMPQFYTSSREYTPDQFADALISAYSDQLKTLYNYGARKMVLFGIGQIGCSPNELARNSPDGKTCVDRINVANQMFNNRLKGLTDQFNSQMPDARVIYINSYGIFQDIISNPAAFGFSVINAGCCGVGRNNGQITCLPMQTPCPNRREYLFWDAFHPTEAGNLIVAQRAYNAQSASDAYPMDIQHLAQI from the exons ATGGCAGCCTTAGATCTCACAACTACAACCATCTTGGCACTGCTTGTGGTTCTTGGCTTGTGCAGTGGAGTTCATGCTGCACCACAAGTGCCATGCTACTTCATTTTTGGTGATTCCTTGGTTGATAATGGGAACAACAACGAGCTTCAATCTTTGGCTAGGGCTGATTACCTGCCTTATGGGATTGACTTCCCTGGTGGACCTTCTGGCAGGTTTTCCAATGGGAAAACCACTGTTGATGGAATTG CTGAACTCTTGGGATTCGATGATTTGATACCTTCATATGCTGAAGCTAGTGGCGATGATATACTTAAAGGAGTCAATTATGCATCTGCTGCTGCTGGAATTAGAGAGGAAACTGGACAGCAACTG GGAGCGCGCATTAGTTTTAGTGGGCAGGTGCAAAATTATCAAAGCACTGTGAGCCAAGTGGTATCTTTACTAGGAAATGAGGACTCAGCTGCAAATTACTTGAGCAAGTGCATATATTCAATTGGGTTGGGTAGCAATGATTATCTAAACAACTATTTCATGCCTCAATTCTATACAAGCAGCAGGGAGTACACACCAGATCAGTTTGCAGATGCTCTTATTAGTGCATATAGTGATCAGCTAAAA ACTTTGTACAACTATGGAGCAAGAAAAATGGTGCTGTTTGGAATAGGCCAAATAGGTTGCAGCCCAAATGAGTTGGCCAGAAACAGCCCAGATGGTAAAACATGCGTTGACAGAATCAATGTTGCAAACCAAATGTTCAACAACAGATTGAAAGGTCTCACTGACCAATTCAACAGCCAGATGCCTGATGCAAGAGTCATCTACATAAATTCGTATGGTATCTTTCAAGATATTATAAGCAACCCTGCAGCCTTTG GTTTCAGTGTCATCAATGCTGGGTGTTGTGGGGTAGGAAGGAACAATGGTCAAATTACATGTCTGCCAATGCAAACTCCATGCCCTAACAGAAGAGAATACTTGTTTTGGGATGCTTTTCATCCTACTGAGGCTGGAAATCTAATTGTAGCTCAAAGAGCATACAATGCTCAATCTGCATCAGATGCTTACCCTATGGATATCCAACACTTAGCTCAGATCTGA